The genomic region aattgttggaaatgttttaaaaattaattaattgttttttactttttctttctgtctcttttttcactCTCCTTTaacccaatctttccctctctttatttcactttctgaacctaatttgacattgaattcactattctaacttacacttcctggttcagactctgcgctgtgcatttcacaatccttcaatctgattggttcaggagatacacagatgcttgccctgttcacacagatcccagatgccctgtagagggcgctgctccatttccctctcccacttacagcaacttccagtgcaaagtctcatggaaattaaacgggcaagggcaagtctaaagaATTGCGGGCGCCGTCCGTTCACCGGCTACAGTAAATTGTGGCCCATTATAACCTCTGTCTCAATCATCAACTGTGGTACAGCAATCTATTTTCTAATAATGCTCTGTGTGAAAAatttcttctaacttccccctttgTTCTTGTAGTGATAATCctgaggttatgcccccttgcacCAGCGCAACAGTGAGGTAAAGAGAAAAATTAttaatgatggaaatctgaaatgaaaaggcAGACTGGAAATGCATGGGACATTgctcaacatctgaaagagaaaagaaaggttcTCATGTTAGGTGTAACCCTTCATCACAACTGGTGCAAAAGGCTAGAGACGTTCCAAGAACATTCTTTTTCAATCTTTCAGATACTGATCAATCAcaggtgttttctgtttttatctcaccTAAACTATAATAttgacttgggatgttttactacactaaaggcaCTACGTAAATTAAAGATGTTGTTGTatgacaaagctgaagcgtttgcgaccatcttcagccagaagtgccgagtggataatccatctcggcctcctcccgatatccccaccatcgcagaagccagtcttcagccgattcgattcattccacgtgatatcaagaaacggctgagtgcactggatacagcaaaggctatgggccccggcaacatcccggctgtagtgctgaagacttgtgcttcagaactagctgcacctcgagccaaggtgtaccagcacagctacaacactggcatctacccgacaatgtggaaaattgcccaggtatgtcctgtccacataaagcaggacaaatccaatccgaccaattaccatcCCGTCAGTCAATTCTCAATcatcacttactcactaataacctgctcaccgatgctcagtttgggttccgccaggatcactcggctccagacctcattccagccttggtccaaacatggacaaaagagctgaattccagaggtgaggtgagagtgactgcccttgacatcaaggcagcatttgaccgagtgtggcaccaagaagcccaagtaaaattgaagtcaatggaaatcagggggaaaactttccagtggctggagtcaaacctaccacaaaggaagatggtagtggctgttggaggccaatcatctcagccccaggacattgctgcaggagttcctcggggcagaggccgaggcccaaccatcttcagctgcttcaacaatgacctccctccaccataaggtcaaaaatggggaagttcactgatgattgcacaatgttcagttccattcgcaacccctcagataatgaagcagtctatgcctgcttgcagcaagacctggacaacatccaggcttgggctgatgtggcaagtaacatttgcggcggacaagtgccaggcaatgaccatctccaacaagcgagagtctaaccacctccccttgacattcaacagcattaccatcgccaaatcccccaccatcaacatcctaggggtcaccattgaccagaaacttaactggacctgccacataaatactgtggctacaagagcaggtcagaggctgggtattctgcagcaagtgactcaccttctgactccccaaagcctttccaccatctacaaggcacaattcaggagtttgatggaatactctccacttgcctggatgagtgcagctccaacaacactcaagaagctcgacaccatccaggacaaagcagcccgcttgattggcaccccatccaccacaccaaacattcactccctcgaccaccggtgcaccatggctgcagtgtgtaccatccacaggatgcactgcagcaacttgccaagaattcttcgacagcacctcccaaacccgtgacctctactacctagaaggacaagggcagctggcacatgggaacaacaccacctgcatgttcccctccaagtcacacaccatcccgacttggaaatatatcaccgttccttcatcatcgctgggtcaaaatcctggaacgccctacctaacagcactgtgggagaatcttcaccgcacggactgcagcagttcaagaatcaagaaggcagctcatcaccaccttttcaagggcaattagggatgggcaataaatgctggccttgccagtgatgcccatatcccatgaacgaattaaaaatatTGATAGAGGCCTGGGAACAAGTTACTTGCCTTGTCCTTTCAGCTGGATAATGACGTGTGGTATGTGGGAATGTAAAGATAGGAAAAATAAATACAATTTAGATTATCTTCTGACAGAAAGATGAAAAATTTCCATTGTGTTTTGCCTTCCTCTATTCTGTTAAGCTATTAACAGCCCTTGAAAAGTTTGAGATATATTAAAATAATTGTGAAAACACTGCTCCTAAAATTTCAACCCAAACTTTTACCTAATTACCATCATCACTTTGGATCTTTACTATCACCtaaagtgtttggtttctattgctTCACTTAACTAGTCAGCACTTACGTTTGAACACACATACTTACTATGGAGCCATAACACTTTACTATTGGCCTCAGACTGCTTTCACCCAAGGAACACTCCACCCTGCAGGCAAGACAGTCTCATGACAAGATCTTGTGGGGAACTTTCAAGGATGCATACATTAACTGCAGTTGCCATTTTAGTGTCAAAACATCTGCTTGACCTCTAGAAAGGAGATCAACCACAAATAAGAGAAGGTTGTCAAATGGCTGTTTGCAGGGCTTTATAGAGGAGCCTTgtaaataaaatttttaaaacattttttagtcTAAAACAAGTGACTGCTCAGCAATAGCTCCAGACACAGAAGCACAGTTGCTGATGATTCTGAATGGATGCACTGTTCGAGGATCCCCTTGTGTCACATAGTGACATGGTGACCTTTTGAGGCAGGAGTAGACCAAAGTTCCATCTAGTCCACCATCCTACTTCTCAAAAGATTACCTTGACACATTTCTAAATCTACTAAGCCTGAATTCAATGCATACACTCCTGTAAATGGGCTTATTTTCTAAAATAAAATTAGGGAATTTGCAATATATGGTAAAAATATTTATTCACAGTGTAATGTTCTATTTAATAGCTTGAAAGAAAAAGTctcaaaagagaaataaaaacataataatgatttttatttgttcttgaggTGTGGGTGATCCTGACAAGGccacattcattgcccatccttagttgcgcTGAGAAAATAATGAtggagccttctccttgaatcgcTGCAAGCCTTATTTGTGCCGATGTGTTTGTAGGATtttatgggtatagagggatatgggccaagtgcaggcaattgggactagcttagtggtataaactgggcgacatggacatgttgggccgaagggcctgtttccatgttgtaacttctatgattctatgattctatgataaagaaATACTAGGGATAAaggaaaaagacaaagaaaacaAATTTAATAAATAGAAAAATGAAATACAAAATTACAAAAAAAGAATGCAAAAACAAAATCTAAGAGGGAATGAATGATGCTGGTCGAAGGCAAACATGGGAGAATGGATTTTCTCTAAtgttctccctttctcttctaaAGTCACGGACTCATACCAAGTTATAGCTTTACAGACACCTCAACCAAGGCCAGTAGTTATATCCgtgccagcaggctattcaatcatTCCGGCCAGCTACACAAGTACTAACAATACCTTTTCAGAAGCATACTTTCATTAAATACAGTATTATACTGGGCATTATGGGCGTTTTGCTATTGTGTAATTTGTATACATAATATCCGAAGCTATAAAATAATAACGGCTTTCAGTGCGTCTACACTACCGTTTATAAGCGTTCTGTAGTAGTTGCATACGTCCCTTTTTAAATTGGTTCTGTTGTTGAATTCATTACTCCCCTTACTTTACTTTGTCTGTTTGACAGTTAAACTTGCATAAGTTTGTGGTTTGTTGTGCGCATGCGCAGGCGCAAGTGGGAATTTGGCTAAATTTAAAAACTTCGCTGAAGATCTTCATACATTCAGAACTCACCAACAGCTCAACTTCCGCCAGAGTAACACCCAGTGTTATTGTGAACCGTGCAGTATGTCTGAGACTGCAGAGTTGGAAATGGTAAGAGAAACTTTAATTACTATTAAAATACTCTTCCCATTTCTATTATGTCTGTTAATAATTGCAACAGTAAAAAAAACTTTAGTTATAATTGTGGCTTTTTATTTGAGAAATATCCTTTTAAATGCGttttaaaatgcatttgtatGCAATGTATATACAGTACAAAGTAAGCATTTATCTATACGTGACATAAAACTGTAGAATGCAAAGTAAATAAGGATGATCGGAATGACATTACCACAAATCAATATATTATGTTCTTAGATCATTGAAAATACCTGTGAGAAGTCAGTAAGAGTTTATAGCTCTAGGTTAACCTCTCCAATGTGTGTGGGTTTTTTTACGTTTAATGAAACTGATattgtgtgcgcgtgcgtgttTTAAAAGGCATTTTGCAATATTGGTCAGATCCTTCAGCCTTGCTTATCCAGTTCTGTATTTTTCATTTACCGCTCGTTTTATTGCCATTTGCCTTTTGAAACCAGCGTGTACGATTCATTAAGTTTGGATCCAAGAAGTTATGAAGGCAGAAAGTTTAAAATTACACTGTTCAACGACAATGTTGATATTTTAAGTTAGAAGGCAGTTAGTTCAAAGCCGGGTGTGTTTCATTATTGCAAATCAACAGGTAGTTTCGCATTCACGTATTCCATTTATAGGGGACGCACCTACAGATGGACAATCTTGTAGGTACATTTAGTGCATAAAATGTGGAATTGCTCATTTTCACAATTTCATTTACGCACCCAAACCAAATATGCAGAACTTAGTCtaataataaaacaaaaaacCCCCAGAATGTCCTTACACTTTGCTTATTACTCACATGGGGTAAATTCCAAAACTTTTACTTCAAAACTTTTACTTCAAAACTCGTGGGTTGAAATCGCAGGGCGATCTTAGTGAAGGAAGTGTGAACAGGTTTGAAGTAAACGGTTAAGAGCCTGCGTTCAGTAGCAAAGAAAAAAACATCTCATTGTGTCAATCATTCACATTGTACAGAGTGACTGCAACCCCATGAGGTCGCCACTTCAGTCACTGCGCTGAAAACCTCACTTCAGTCACTGCACTGAGATGCACACCGCGAGCTATTGGGAATCAAACCCGCTGTATAATTGTATATATTTACTACGATTTGCCTTCCAAAATCCCCCACCACCCCGTAAAAAACAGAGACGTTATACATTGATCTCTGAAAACGCCCAACTCGTGTAACTCGGTTCCCTTGGAGCGGAGCGTGGTCCTGCCTCTATCCTCTCACTCGCTTATTGCCTAGAGTTTAACCGAAAAGTAGCAAACCAAGTGTGATTTGCCGCGGGTTTCACAAACCTGCAAACAAAAAACCTGCCCGCGTTCTCCCTTCCCAAGTTTCAAAGTAAAGTTCTTGTCAATGTCAGAAATTCAAACCCAAATAACGGAAGATCTGCTTTCTCTTCGGTCCGTTAGGGTGGGGGTGTTGCGTGCTGCGTCCCGGAAACTTGGTCTGTTTGGAAAGGGACTGGTGcggttttaaaataaataaatcaaactAACAGCTTTGGTGTTTTTTTaattgaaactttttttaaaaattgttagtTCTTTCAGATGTCTTACGATTCAAGTTATCACAATGACTCCGAAGTTTATAACTACACCTATGGAGAAGAGGGTGCGTTGTGCAACGGAGAAAATTCATACTTCAAAAGCATCTTCCTCCCTTGTGCCTACTCGCTAGTTTTTGTGCTGGGAATCGTTGGGAATGGCCTGGTGGTGCTCATCATGGGCTATCACCGAAGATACCGCACGATGACTGACAAATACAGGCTGCACTTGTCCGTGGCGGATCTGCTCTTCGTTTTGACCCTCCCGTTCTGGTCGGTCGACGCTGCCCACGATTGGTATTTTGGCGACGCGATGTGCAAAATCGTCCATATCATCTACACTGTGAACTTGTACAGCAGCGTTTTAATTCTGGCTTTCATAAGTTTGGACCGCTACTATGCGGTCGTGCATGCAACCAACAGTGCTGGACCGCGGAGGATGTTGGCTAATCGGTTAGTTTATGTGGGCGTCTGGTTACCAGCGCTTCTCCTGACAGTGCCCGATATGGTTTTTGCTAAGACCAGAAATCTCATAGACAGAGTGGTGTGCGAACGCATTTACCCAGAAGAAACTTACCAGCCTTGGGTGATCGTTTTCCGAATCCAAGGGATCGCGGTGGGGTTCATCCTGCCGGGGCTG from Heptranchias perlo isolate sHepPer1 chromosome 7, sHepPer1.hap1, whole genome shotgun sequence harbors:
- the LOC137323582 gene encoding C-X-C chemokine receptor type 4-like isoform X2, which produces MSETAELEMMSYDSSYHNDSEVYNYTYGEEGALCNGENSYFKSIFLPCAYSLVFVLGIVGNGLVVLIMGYHRRYRTMTDKYRLHLSVADLLFVLTLPFWSVDAAHDWYFGDAMCKIVHIIYTVNLYSSVLILAFISLDRYYAVVHATNSAGPRRMLANRLVYVGVWLPALLLTVPDMVFAKTRNLIDRVVCERIYPEETYQPWVIVFRIQGIAVGFILPGLVILTCYCIIISKLSHSTGFQKRKALKITIILIVTFFVCWLPYYIVISIDTVMLMKGSEYSCGMEQIVITLMAITEAIAFFHCCLNPILYAFVGVNFKSYTRKVFNHSETRCSSLKKLQNKDRRATHPSVSTESESSSLQSSC
- the LOC137323582 gene encoding C-X-C chemokine receptor type 4-like isoform X1 is translated as MSETAELEMFFQMSYDSSYHNDSEVYNYTYGEEGALCNGENSYFKSIFLPCAYSLVFVLGIVGNGLVVLIMGYHRRYRTMTDKYRLHLSVADLLFVLTLPFWSVDAAHDWYFGDAMCKIVHIIYTVNLYSSVLILAFISLDRYYAVVHATNSAGPRRMLANRLVYVGVWLPALLLTVPDMVFAKTRNLIDRVVCERIYPEETYQPWVIVFRIQGIAVGFILPGLVILTCYCIIISKLSHSTGFQKRKALKITIILIVTFFVCWLPYYIVISIDTVMLMKGSEYSCGMEQIVITLMAITEAIAFFHCCLNPILYAFVGVNFKSYTRKVFNHSETRCSSLKKLQNKDRRATHPSVSTESESSSLQSSC